A region of Culicoides brevitarsis isolate CSIRO-B50_1 chromosome 1, AGI_CSIRO_Cbre_v1, whole genome shotgun sequence DNA encodes the following proteins:
- the LOC134832077 gene encoding uncharacterized protein LOC134832077 isoform X1 has protein sequence MISNLEVKKERPDEAEIREMAAKMSEQHKQQMAKIQQSTQRNTQAPSPVLPPGGQTNILSYLTRSQKQNLLEQQHPSSSKSCDTNEIVDDKKDEESQKGHFGWTSFQNNNKVFIPYIFRQSEKYCAVRMVESKLLNKFLNSLHQDIYSCTCVRSYYITEIESRLLNEINQKHCDLQFGRDPFTVKDLVVRLNDATKFHEFLDVCHRKLLMGSHTANEKCGFIRINKESVVPYTIREDQKMVPLFYFEGETDNLKQKADYLSGWDLSYLKFCCKVQGIRNELFASDSVAVISLTDIKGYFPPGTEFEDYWPSKVVDTQLLLGSKTPSNIIHWTRQPAQPPPKVIPSQSKANVTNQRKNVQICHQNSNPLTRTGQTIRNSVDIAEAVRALTNGWTDIDPLLRQQVISSRMAQQQRSPYNSTLQNRNQMQNLLSTPYGTYNAQSNQISRNSSQAPPPLVRTNQSQSAAAHMTQMAAAMSSHSPQQQRSLNSMTNGRNINSGSIISQRASSNSQQNKNDYRVIPYPSQGQESNQTVTQYQSYPAYKVQRIAIQSVTVSCINMTAYIHQDYLMLLPDLKDIFFPTLQSLDMCRKLLATLDIQLYKGNRLQYQALQESGKSNIDGVPLVQVRDILKCLPQLNYMIRSHEPLANKRARIS, from the exons ATGATATCCAATCTAGAAgtgaaaaag GAACGCCCGGATGAGGCTGAAATACGAGAAATGGCTGCTAAAATGTCTGAACAACATAAGCAGCAAATGGCGAAAATTCAACAATCCACTCAAAGAAATACACAGGCACCAAGTCCTGTTCTACCTCCTGGTGGCCAGACTAATATATTGAGTTACCTAACAAGGAgtcaaaagcaaaatttactTGAACAGCAACATCCAAGTAGTAGTAAATCTTGTGACACAAATGAGATTGTTGACGATAAGAAAGACGAGGAAAGTCAAAAAGGACATTTTG GATGGACTTCatttcaaaacaacaacaaagtttTTATTCCTTACATATTTCGCCAGTCAGAAAAGTATTGTGCTGTCAGAATGGTTGAAAGTAAACTactaaataagtttttaaacagTCTTCATCAGGATATTTATAGCTGTACATGTGTGAGAAGCTATTATATCACAGAAATTGAAAGTCGTTTACTCaatgaaattaatcaaaagcACTGTGATTTGCAATTTGGAAGAGACCCCTTTACTGTCAAAGATCTCGTGGTGCGGTTGAATGATGCAACAAAATTCCACGAATTCTTAGACGTTTGTCATCGAAAGCTTTTGATGGGTAGCCATACTGCGAATGAAAAGTGTGGCTTTATCAGAATAAATAAGGAATCAGTAGTCCCATATACAATTCGCGAAGATCAAAAAATGGTACctcttttttactttgaagGAGAGACAGACAACTTGAAACAGAAGGCTGACTATTTGTCCGGTTGGGATTTATCttacttgaaattttgttgtaaagTGCAGGGAATAAGAAATGAGTTGTTTGCAAGTGATTCAGTAGCAGTCATTAGTTTAACAGATATTAAGGGATATTTTCCTCCCGGAACGGAGTTTGAAGATTATTGGCCAAGCAAAGTTGTAGATACTCAGTTATTACTTGGTTCAAAAACTCCGTCCAATATTATTCACTGGACTAGACAACCTGCACAGCCACCACCAAAAGTAATTCCATCACAATCTAAAGCAAACGTTACTAATCAGCGAAAAAACGTCCAAATATGTCATCAAAACTCAAACCCACTTACTCGAACCGGTCAAACAATACGAAATTCAGTGGACATAGCAGAAGCAGTTAGA gCCCTAACAAATGGTTGGACAGATATTGATCCATTGTTGCGGCAACAAGTAATATCTTCTAGAATGGCTCAG cagcAAAGGTCACCATATAACTCAACATTACAAAATAGAAACCAAATGCAAAACTTACTATCTACTCCATATGGAACATACAACGCgcaatcaaatcaaatttcgAGGAATTCTTCTCAAGCACCGCCACCTTTAGTCAGGACCAACCAAAGCCAATCAGCTGCTGCTCATat gacCCAAATGGCAGCCGCGATGTcat cTCACTCACCTCAACAGCAAAGAAGCCTTAATTCGATGACCAATGGTCGAAACATCAACAGTGGCTCGATTATCTCACAAAGGGCGTCTTCAAAttcacaacaaaacaaaaatgattatAGAGTAATCCCATATCCTTCTCAAGGACAAGAAAGTAATCAAACAGTTACCCAATATCAGTCATACCCAGCATATAAAGTTCAAAGAATCGCTATACAATCAGTTACAGTTTCTTGTATTAATATGACAGCCTACATTCATCAAGATTATTTAATGCTGTTACCAGATTTGAAAGACATATTTTTTCCTACATTACAATCATTGGATATGTGTCGTAAATTATTAGCAACATTGGATATACAACTGTATAAGGGTAACAG attacaaTATCAAGCACTACAAGAAAGTGGGAAGTCTAATATTGATGGTGTGCCTCTTGTTCAAGTTCGAgatattttgaaatgtttaccACAATTAAATTACATGATTCGTTCTCATGAACCTCTTGCTAATAAGAGAGCTAGAATAAGCTAA
- the LOC134832077 gene encoding uncharacterized protein LOC134832077 isoform X2 has protein sequence MISNLEVKKERPDEAEIREMAAKMSEQHKQQMAKIQQSTQRNTQAPSPVLPPGGQTNILSYLTRSQKQNLLEQQHPSSSKSCDTNEIVDDKKDEESQKGHFGWTSFQNNNKVFIPYIFRQSEKYCAVRMVESKLLNKFLNSLHQDIYSCTCVRSYYITEIESRLLNEINQKHCDLQFGRDPFTVKDLVVRLNDATKFHEFLDVCHRKLLMGSHTANEKCGFIRINKESVVPYTIREDQKMVPLFYFEGETDNLKQKADYLSGWDLSYLKFCCKVQGIRNELFASDSVAVISLTDIKGYFPPGTEFEDYWPSKVVDTQLLLGSKTPSNIIHWTRQPAQPPPKVIPSQSKANVTNQRKNVQICHQNSNPLTRTGQTIRNSVDIAEAVRALTNGWTDIDPLLRQQVISSRMAQQRSPYNSTLQNRNQMQNLLSTPYGTYNAQSNQISRNSSQAPPPLVRTNQSQSAAAHMTQMAAAMSSHSPQQQRSLNSMTNGRNINSGSIISQRASSNSQQNKNDYRVIPYPSQGQESNQTVTQYQSYPAYKVQRIAIQSVTVSCINMTAYIHQDYLMLLPDLKDIFFPTLQSLDMCRKLLATLDIQLYKGNRLQYQALQESGKSNIDGVPLVQVRDILKCLPQLNYMIRSHEPLANKRARIS, from the exons ATGATATCCAATCTAGAAgtgaaaaag GAACGCCCGGATGAGGCTGAAATACGAGAAATGGCTGCTAAAATGTCTGAACAACATAAGCAGCAAATGGCGAAAATTCAACAATCCACTCAAAGAAATACACAGGCACCAAGTCCTGTTCTACCTCCTGGTGGCCAGACTAATATATTGAGTTACCTAACAAGGAgtcaaaagcaaaatttactTGAACAGCAACATCCAAGTAGTAGTAAATCTTGTGACACAAATGAGATTGTTGACGATAAGAAAGACGAGGAAAGTCAAAAAGGACATTTTG GATGGACTTCatttcaaaacaacaacaaagtttTTATTCCTTACATATTTCGCCAGTCAGAAAAGTATTGTGCTGTCAGAATGGTTGAAAGTAAACTactaaataagtttttaaacagTCTTCATCAGGATATTTATAGCTGTACATGTGTGAGAAGCTATTATATCACAGAAATTGAAAGTCGTTTACTCaatgaaattaatcaaaagcACTGTGATTTGCAATTTGGAAGAGACCCCTTTACTGTCAAAGATCTCGTGGTGCGGTTGAATGATGCAACAAAATTCCACGAATTCTTAGACGTTTGTCATCGAAAGCTTTTGATGGGTAGCCATACTGCGAATGAAAAGTGTGGCTTTATCAGAATAAATAAGGAATCAGTAGTCCCATATACAATTCGCGAAGATCAAAAAATGGTACctcttttttactttgaagGAGAGACAGACAACTTGAAACAGAAGGCTGACTATTTGTCCGGTTGGGATTTATCttacttgaaattttgttgtaaagTGCAGGGAATAAGAAATGAGTTGTTTGCAAGTGATTCAGTAGCAGTCATTAGTTTAACAGATATTAAGGGATATTTTCCTCCCGGAACGGAGTTTGAAGATTATTGGCCAAGCAAAGTTGTAGATACTCAGTTATTACTTGGTTCAAAAACTCCGTCCAATATTATTCACTGGACTAGACAACCTGCACAGCCACCACCAAAAGTAATTCCATCACAATCTAAAGCAAACGTTACTAATCAGCGAAAAAACGTCCAAATATGTCATCAAAACTCAAACCCACTTACTCGAACCGGTCAAACAATACGAAATTCAGTGGACATAGCAGAAGCAGTTAGA gCCCTAACAAATGGTTGGACAGATATTGATCCATTGTTGCGGCAACAAGTAATATCTTCTAGAATGGCTCAG cAAAGGTCACCATATAACTCAACATTACAAAATAGAAACCAAATGCAAAACTTACTATCTACTCCATATGGAACATACAACGCgcaatcaaatcaaatttcgAGGAATTCTTCTCAAGCACCGCCACCTTTAGTCAGGACCAACCAAAGCCAATCAGCTGCTGCTCATat gacCCAAATGGCAGCCGCGATGTcat cTCACTCACCTCAACAGCAAAGAAGCCTTAATTCGATGACCAATGGTCGAAACATCAACAGTGGCTCGATTATCTCACAAAGGGCGTCTTCAAAttcacaacaaaacaaaaatgattatAGAGTAATCCCATATCCTTCTCAAGGACAAGAAAGTAATCAAACAGTTACCCAATATCAGTCATACCCAGCATATAAAGTTCAAAGAATCGCTATACAATCAGTTACAGTTTCTTGTATTAATATGACAGCCTACATTCATCAAGATTATTTAATGCTGTTACCAGATTTGAAAGACATATTTTTTCCTACATTACAATCATTGGATATGTGTCGTAAATTATTAGCAACATTGGATATACAACTGTATAAGGGTAACAG attacaaTATCAAGCACTACAAGAAAGTGGGAAGTCTAATATTGATGGTGTGCCTCTTGTTCAAGTTCGAgatattttgaaatgtttaccACAATTAAATTACATGATTCGTTCTCATGAACCTCTTGCTAATAAGAGAGCTAGAATAAGCTAA
- the LOC134828048 gene encoding E3 ubiquitin-protein ligase ariadne-1 isoform X2, with amino-acid sequence MDSDIDSYADENDSGNVSTDDDNFAMDVDINNTRQQVDLESYPYEVLTTEDIVRHMVDCIKEVNTVVEIPATTTRILLNHFKWDKEKLMERFYDGDQEKLFKDARVINPFNKPIYTPKPKIQKLGIEECEICFASYPSNMMTGLACGHRFCISCWCEYLTTKILEEGLGQSIACAAHDCDILVDDVTVMTLVTDQRVKSRYQKTVTNSFVECNRLLRWCPSADCNNAIKVQYVDPRPVKCTCGHTFCFECGENWHDPVQCRLLKKWIKKCDDDSETSNWIAANTKECPKCNVTIEKDGGCNHMVCKNQNCKFDFCWVCLSSWEPHGASWYNCNRYDEEEARAARDAQEKLRSSLARYLHFYNRYMNHMQSLKFEHKLYASVKAKMEEMQQHNMSWIEVQFLRKAVDILCLCRQTLMYTYVFAYYLRKNNQSMIFEDNQKDLESATEKLSEYLERDITSENLADIKQKVQDKYRYCEKRRKVLLDHVHEGYEKDWWEYSDL; translated from the exons ATGGATTCAGATATTGATAGCTATGCTGATGAAAATGATTCTGGAAATGTATCAACTGATGACGATAATTTTGCAATGGATGTCGATATTAATAATACTCGACAACAAGTAGACTTGGAGAGTTATCCGTATGAAGTTCTGACAACTGAAGATATCGTACGACATATGGTAGATTGTATCAAAGAAGTGAATACTGTCGTTGAG ATTCCAGCTACAACCacgagaattttattgaatcacTTTAAGTgggataaagaaaaattaatggaacgATTTTATGATGGAGATCAAGAAAAACTGTTTAAAGATGCTCGCGTTATAAATCCATTTAATAAACCTATATATACTCCAAAACCAAAG ATACAGAAACTTGGTATTGAAGAATGTGAAATTTGCTTCGCATCTTATCCATCCAAT atGATGACGGGTCTCGCTTGTGGACATCGTTTTTGTATATCTTGTTGGTGCGAATATCTAACAACCAAAATTCTAGAAGAGGGTCTAGGGCAATCGATTGCCTGTGCTGCACATGATTGTGATATTTTAGTGGATGACGTAACTGTTATGACTCTTGTTACGGATCAACGTGTAAAATCAAGATATCAAAAAACTGTTACGAATAGCTTTGTTGAG TGCAACAGATTGCTTCGATGGTGCCCTTCTGCCGATTGCAATAATGCCATTAAAGTGCAATATGTCGATCCTAGACCTGTAAAGTGTACTTGTGGACATACATTTTGCTTTGAGTGCGGTGAAAATTGGCATGATCCTGTCCAATGTCGATTGCttaaaaaatggataaaaaaatgtgatgatGATTCTGAAACATCCAATTGGATAGCAGCTAATACGAAAGAATGTCCAAAATGTAATGTTACGATTGAAAAAGATGGAGGATGTAATCATATG gTCTGTAAGAatcaaaattgtaaatttgatttttgctgGGTGTGCCTTTCTAGTTGGGAGCCACACGGAGCTTCCTGGTACAACTGTAACCGTTACGACGAGGAGGAAGCACGCGCAG cACGAGATGCCCAGGAAAAGCTCAGATCATCACTGGCAAGATATCTTCACTTTTACAATCGTTATATGAATCATATGCaatcgttaaaatttgaacacaAACTCTACGCATCCGTAAAAGCAAAAATGGAGGAAATGCAGCAACATAATATGTCATGGATTGAG GTACAATTTTTGAGGAAAGCTGTAGATATTCTATGTTTATGTCGCCAGACATTGATGTATACTTATGTGTTTGCTTACTACTTGCGAAAGAACAACCAATCTATGATTTTCGAAGATAATCAGAAAGATTTAGAATCAGCTACTGAAAAGTTATCGGAATATTTAGAACGCGATATAACATCTGAAAATTTGGCTGACATAAAACAAAAGGTGCAAGATAAATACAG atactGTGAAAAACGTAGAAAAGTTTTATTGGATCACGTACATGAAGGATATGAAAAGGACTGGTGGGAGTACTctgatttataa
- the LOC134828048 gene encoding E3 ubiquitin-protein ligase ariadne-1 isoform X1 — MDSDIDSYADENDSGNVSTDDDNFAMDVDINNTRQQVDLESYPYEVLTTEDIVRHMVDCIKEVNTVVEIPATTTRILLNHFKWDKEKLMERFYDGDQEKLFKDARVINPFNKPIYTPKPKFVTYLSFKIQKLGIEECEICFASYPSNMMTGLACGHRFCISCWCEYLTTKILEEGLGQSIACAAHDCDILVDDVTVMTLVTDQRVKSRYQKTVTNSFVECNRLLRWCPSADCNNAIKVQYVDPRPVKCTCGHTFCFECGENWHDPVQCRLLKKWIKKCDDDSETSNWIAANTKECPKCNVTIEKDGGCNHMVCKNQNCKFDFCWVCLSSWEPHGASWYNCNRYDEEEARAARDAQEKLRSSLARYLHFYNRYMNHMQSLKFEHKLYASVKAKMEEMQQHNMSWIEVQFLRKAVDILCLCRQTLMYTYVFAYYLRKNNQSMIFEDNQKDLESATEKLSEYLERDITSENLADIKQKVQDKYRYCEKRRKVLLDHVHEGYEKDWWEYSDL, encoded by the exons ATGGATTCAGATATTGATAGCTATGCTGATGAAAATGATTCTGGAAATGTATCAACTGATGACGATAATTTTGCAATGGATGTCGATATTAATAATACTCGACAACAAGTAGACTTGGAGAGTTATCCGTATGAAGTTCTGACAACTGAAGATATCGTACGACATATGGTAGATTGTATCAAAGAAGTGAATACTGTCGTTGAG ATTCCAGCTACAACCacgagaattttattgaatcacTTTAAGTgggataaagaaaaattaatggaacgATTTTATGATGGAGATCAAGAAAAACTGTTTAAAGATGCTCGCGTTATAAATCCATTTAATAAACCTATATATACTCCAAAACCAAAG TTTGTGACTTATCTTTCTTTTAAGATACAGAAACTTGGTATTGAAGAATGTGAAATTTGCTTCGCATCTTATCCATCCAAT atGATGACGGGTCTCGCTTGTGGACATCGTTTTTGTATATCTTGTTGGTGCGAATATCTAACAACCAAAATTCTAGAAGAGGGTCTAGGGCAATCGATTGCCTGTGCTGCACATGATTGTGATATTTTAGTGGATGACGTAACTGTTATGACTCTTGTTACGGATCAACGTGTAAAATCAAGATATCAAAAAACTGTTACGAATAGCTTTGTTGAG TGCAACAGATTGCTTCGATGGTGCCCTTCTGCCGATTGCAATAATGCCATTAAAGTGCAATATGTCGATCCTAGACCTGTAAAGTGTACTTGTGGACATACATTTTGCTTTGAGTGCGGTGAAAATTGGCATGATCCTGTCCAATGTCGATTGCttaaaaaatggataaaaaaatgtgatgatGATTCTGAAACATCCAATTGGATAGCAGCTAATACGAAAGAATGTCCAAAATGTAATGTTACGATTGAAAAAGATGGAGGATGTAATCATATG gTCTGTAAGAatcaaaattgtaaatttgatttttgctgGGTGTGCCTTTCTAGTTGGGAGCCACACGGAGCTTCCTGGTACAACTGTAACCGTTACGACGAGGAGGAAGCACGCGCAG cACGAGATGCCCAGGAAAAGCTCAGATCATCACTGGCAAGATATCTTCACTTTTACAATCGTTATATGAATCATATGCaatcgttaaaatttgaacacaAACTCTACGCATCCGTAAAAGCAAAAATGGAGGAAATGCAGCAACATAATATGTCATGGATTGAG GTACAATTTTTGAGGAAAGCTGTAGATATTCTATGTTTATGTCGCCAGACATTGATGTATACTTATGTGTTTGCTTACTACTTGCGAAAGAACAACCAATCTATGATTTTCGAAGATAATCAGAAAGATTTAGAATCAGCTACTGAAAAGTTATCGGAATATTTAGAACGCGATATAACATCTGAAAATTTGGCTGACATAAAACAAAAGGTGCAAGATAAATACAG atactGTGAAAAACGTAGAAAAGTTTTATTGGATCACGTACATGAAGGATATGAAAAGGACTGGTGGGAGTACTctgatttataa